Proteins encoded within one genomic window of Lysinibacillus sphaericus:
- a CDS encoding MFS transporter yields the protein MLNIQAMKKHSALLAVFIAAFSLVLTNSSFNILLPSFMQLYGISASSAGWVILAYLLSMTITMPLTPLVVDRLGRKRAYIAGVAIYGLSSIIGGLFDQYVQVVLIVRSLHGIAGGIMIPLSLSLLFDVYEKEVHGRVAGIWGIQLTVASIIGPTVGGLIIQFGQLQYLFWLNVPFAIVSLCLCATQINSYQVMRKKEMDLFGIIYMVLSILMLSVSIQLFLKQVLPTWLVVMMLVGGLLLLIRFIQLENKKIEPLLNYKLLQRKTIFAITVLIAAIQDVVMLGAVFVLPLLFQEVYQLPSSAVGAMFIPTAIFTSLFMWLGGHWMDKGKSKNFIVVGIVIVAISIISFSFLPKSVSIFVLILLMIGRGIGGGLSNMTVTTIGLHTLSQEELHEGSALASTIERFSSSFAVMLLTIYYDFRWSMLINAGLSVADAKWMAIKEECVILGSIMLVTVPFVLYITRKRVDIGVH from the coding sequence ATGTTAAACATTCAAGCTATGAAGAAACATTCAGCCTTACTTGCCGTTTTTATCGCTGCCTTTTCACTCGTACTTACAAATAGTTCCTTTAATATTTTATTACCGAGCTTTATGCAGCTATATGGCATTAGTGCAAGTTCGGCAGGTTGGGTCATTTTGGCATATCTCTTGTCAATGACCATTACTATGCCTCTCACACCATTAGTCGTAGACCGCTTAGGTAGGAAAAGGGCGTATATTGCGGGTGTTGCAATATACGGACTTTCTTCTATCATAGGTGGATTATTCGATCAATATGTTCAAGTGGTGTTGATTGTCCGCAGTCTTCATGGCATTGCAGGTGGCATAATGATTCCACTATCCCTTAGTTTATTGTTTGATGTTTACGAGAAAGAAGTACATGGACGAGTGGCGGGGATTTGGGGAATACAGCTAACAGTAGCGTCTATTATTGGTCCAACTGTTGGAGGGCTTATTATTCAATTTGGTCAATTACAATATCTATTTTGGCTGAATGTTCCTTTTGCCATCGTATCGTTATGTCTATGTGCTACTCAAATTAATTCATATCAAGTTATGCGCAAAAAAGAGATGGATTTGTTTGGCATTATTTACATGGTACTAAGTATTTTAATGCTAAGTGTCAGCATTCAACTGTTTCTAAAGCAGGTTCTTCCTACGTGGCTAGTAGTCATGATGCTAGTAGGTGGTTTGCTTTTATTAATTCGATTTATTCAGTTAGAAAATAAGAAAATCGAACCGCTATTAAATTATAAGTTATTACAACGTAAAACAATCTTCGCCATCACAGTGCTAATTGCTGCAATACAAGATGTCGTGATGCTTGGGGCAGTTTTTGTATTGCCCCTACTATTTCAGGAAGTATATCAACTCCCGTCTTCCGCGGTAGGTGCGATGTTCATTCCGACAGCCATTTTTACAAGTTTGTTTATGTGGTTGGGAGGACATTGGATGGATAAAGGGAAATCTAAAAATTTTATAGTAGTCGGCATCGTGATTGTCGCCATATCTATTATATCCTTTTCTTTTTTACCAAAGTCTGTATCCATATTCGTATTGATTTTGTTGATGATTGGCAGGGGGATAGGTGGAGGTCTTTCGAATATGACTGTCACAACAATTGGTCTTCATACACTTTCACAAGAGGAGTTACACGAAGGCTCAGCTTTAGCTAGTACGATTGAACGCTTTTCTTCGTCGTTTGCAGTCATGTTATTAACGATTTATTATGACTTCAGATGGAGCATGTTAATAAATGCAGGTCTTTCCGTAGCAGACGCAAAATGGATGGCAATCAAAGAAGAATGTGTGATTTTAGGGAGCATCATGTTGGTTACTGTTCCTTTTGTATTATATATAACAAGAAAGAGAGTTGACATTGGTGTTCATTAA
- a CDS encoding type III PLP-dependent enzyme, protein MSDSLLAVIQSLNTNKTAPVCAYIYDLDGIQAHVNRMLETLPKQIFLFYAIKANPDQRIIKALLPYVRGFEVASIGELVNVRAVSEDVPILFGGPGKKDAELEMAIRQKVSYIHVESLLELRRIQMLAQKLNKKVDILLRINLRTNALPETKITMGGTASPFGLDESDIQQAVALVRQDPLQLVQIKGFHFHSLSNNVHASLHVEMVRLYVQKALDWQRLYQLDVKVLNAGGGFGVSYNENEEPSFNWQQFMSSLQASDILQDLNGIQLFFEPGRFLVADYGFYATEILDIKQSHQQYFAVVRGGTHHNRLPASWGHNQPFQLYASETWTYPFQRPSLHNKKVHLVGELCTPKDRLHTDAFMSSVRVGDIVIFEKSGAYCWTISHHDFLGHPHPAFYYIQGGHIQ, encoded by the coding sequence ATGAGTGATTCGTTACTAGCTGTTATTCAGTCATTAAATACTAATAAAACAGCGCCTGTTTGTGCTTATATTTACGACTTAGATGGTATTCAAGCACATGTAAACCGAATGCTTGAAACTTTGCCAAAGCAAATATTTTTGTTTTATGCGATTAAAGCAAATCCTGATCAACGAATCATTAAGGCCCTTTTACCATATGTTCGTGGCTTTGAAGTTGCTTCTATCGGAGAATTAGTAAATGTGCGTGCAGTGTCTGAGGATGTACCAATCTTATTTGGCGGACCTGGAAAAAAGGATGCCGAATTGGAGATGGCTATACGCCAAAAGGTCTCATATATTCATGTTGAAAGTTTATTAGAATTACGACGTATTCAAATGCTCGCACAAAAGTTAAATAAAAAGGTCGATATTTTATTACGCATAAATTTACGTACAAATGCACTTCCTGAAACAAAAATTACGATGGGAGGTACTGCGAGTCCATTTGGCTTGGACGAGTCAGATATTCAACAAGCGGTGGCACTTGTACGACAAGACCCACTACAGCTTGTACAAATTAAAGGTTTCCATTTTCACTCATTATCGAATAATGTGCATGCATCATTGCATGTAGAAATGGTACGACTTTATGTGCAAAAAGCACTTGACTGGCAACGCTTGTATCAATTAGATGTGAAAGTACTGAATGCCGGAGGTGGATTTGGTGTTTCCTATAATGAAAATGAAGAACCATCTTTTAACTGGCAACAATTTATGTCCTCATTACAAGCTAGTGATATTTTGCAGGATTTAAATGGCATCCAACTCTTTTTTGAGCCAGGGAGATTTCTTGTTGCTGATTATGGCTTTTATGCTACAGAAATACTAGATATTAAACAGTCCCATCAACAGTATTTTGCCGTTGTAAGAGGTGGCACACATCATAATAGATTGCCAGCCTCATGGGGACATAATCAACCATTTCAGCTTTATGCTAGTGAAACGTGGACATATCCATTCCAACGACCTAGCTTGCACAATAAGAAGGTCCATCTAGTTGGGGAATTATGCACGCCAAAGGATCGATTGCATACAGATGCTTTTATGTCTTCCGTTCGTGTAGGTGATATTGTCATCTTTGAAAAATCAGGTGCATATTGTTGGACAATTTCACATCATGATTTTCTGGGTCATCCTCATCCAGCATTTTATTATATCCAAGGAGGCCATATTCAATGA
- a CDS encoding IucA/IucC family protein has protein sequence MKLMTAFMPVSEASYKTVQERLKCQTLEALLFEEIIPVTKNGKYYSFQGQNVQGEAVLYTCEVVEKWSFGRVKVKPNSIQRDGDANVSIYTFLEEVVQQTLDGQHTKTFVQELLETFVKDSQAKSNQPPSIPAEDLHYEALESHMIDGHPYHPSYKSRVGFTLADNHLYGPEFNQDIALTWLAVRRHFVDIAVLEPTAINKMYQHHLQPEELAHFTQQLRAQIDEDEQAYVFLPVHPWQFEHIIATVFYPQIADKTIIILGKSESSYRAQQSIRSLSNRHSAQASYLKLPLSITNTSTSRILAHHTTQNAPIISAWLDRVIKSDEYLKNCQFEILKETIGVSFRYQKLSVIQYAVAYGTLGVIHRENIAQYLQEDEQAWPLNALMHKQKNGEAFIQQAIALYGVEKWSRALIETLVTPIVHLLYVHGIALESHAQNIILVLKNNFPHRIIIKDLHDGVRFCSSELLHPEWEPKLNPEPATHRQFNRYSFLKTAKVSEVRDYTFDAFFFICMTELCFTLEEFGLREEDFWRTCTEVILAYQQQHPQYKDRFQTFDLFAADALIEEMTKRRIYGDQTLYFRKAQNPLLQALEFLKNEEK, from the coding sequence ATGAAATTGATGACAGCTTTCATGCCAGTAAGTGAAGCATCCTATAAGACAGTACAGGAGAGATTGAAGTGCCAAACATTAGAGGCATTGCTTTTTGAAGAAATTATTCCAGTAACGAAAAATGGAAAATATTATAGCTTCCAAGGACAAAATGTTCAAGGAGAGGCGGTCCTTTATACATGTGAAGTAGTAGAAAAATGGTCATTCGGTCGAGTGAAAGTGAAACCGAATTCCATTCAAAGAGACGGAGATGCCAATGTAAGTATCTATACTTTTCTGGAAGAAGTCGTTCAGCAGACGTTAGACGGTCAGCATACAAAGACATTTGTTCAGGAGTTATTGGAGACCTTTGTGAAGGATAGTCAGGCAAAGAGCAATCAGCCACCGTCTATACCGGCAGAGGATTTGCACTATGAGGCGTTGGAAAGCCACATGATTGATGGTCATCCGTATCATCCAAGCTATAAATCCCGAGTTGGTTTTACTTTGGCAGATAATCATTTGTATGGTCCTGAATTTAATCAGGATATAGCGTTAACTTGGCTTGCTGTTCGTCGGCATTTTGTAGATATTGCCGTATTAGAACCAACTGCAATCAATAAGATGTATCAGCATCATTTACAGCCAGAGGAGTTAGCACATTTTACACAACAATTACGAGCGCAAATAGATGAAGATGAACAAGCTTATGTTTTTCTCCCCGTTCATCCGTGGCAATTTGAACATATTATAGCGACCGTATTTTACCCACAAATCGCTGATAAGACGATTATTATATTAGGGAAATCGGAAAGCTCATATCGAGCACAGCAATCCATTCGCTCGTTATCAAATCGCCATAGTGCACAAGCGAGTTATTTAAAATTACCTCTTAGCATTACAAATACATCTACTAGCCGTATTTTAGCGCATCATACGACACAAAATGCGCCTATTATTAGCGCTTGGCTAGATCGAGTTATTAAAAGTGATGAATACTTAAAAAATTGCCAGTTTGAAATTTTAAAAGAGACAATCGGGGTATCTTTCCGCTATCAAAAATTATCTGTTATCCAATATGCAGTGGCTTATGGAACATTAGGCGTCATCCATCGAGAAAATATTGCGCAATATTTGCAAGAGGATGAACAAGCGTGGCCATTAAATGCATTGATGCATAAGCAAAAAAATGGCGAGGCGTTTATTCAGCAGGCGATTGCATTGTATGGGGTAGAAAAATGGAGCCGAGCCTTAATCGAAACGCTTGTAACGCCAATTGTTCATTTACTCTATGTCCACGGAATTGCGTTAGAATCTCATGCGCAAAATATTATTCTCGTATTAAAAAATAATTTTCCGCATCGAATCATTATTAAGGACTTACATGATGGTGTGAGGTTTTGTTCTTCAGAGCTCCTTCATCCGGAATGGGAGCCAAAGTTAAATCCAGAGCCAGCCACACATCGACAATTTAATCGGTATTCATTTTTAAAAACAGCTAAAGTTTCAGAAGTAAGAGATTATACATTCGATGCTTTCTTCTTTATCTGTATGACTGAACTTTGTTTTACGCTTGAGGAATTTGGATTGCGGGAAGAGGATTTTTGGCGCACCTGTACGGAAGTTATTTTAGCTTATCAGCAACAACATCCTCAATATAAAGACCGTTTTCAAACGTTTGATTTATTTGCAGCGGATGCTTTAATCGAGGAAATGACAAAAAGACGTATTTATGGTGATCAAACATTGTATTTTAGAAAGGCTCAAAATCCTTTACTACAGGCATTGGAGTTTTTGAAAAATGAAGAGAAATAA
- a CDS encoding IucA/IucC family protein — MIVQQSVSARERATEIIKKDLMDAFLVEQFFDGDTYSKQSLQDAAKEISALFAHYHSHEVEVYIGNFCFLVEKSYKQGEQWVRHSPIYRQVAGQWQLIVSIEELATSILQTSLSAKACQHPAVADFLKGLLVAVEQLTLSIEQMNNYDASAPQTPYQWHVKGELIASFRDRPFHPLAKAKIGLSAQDYQQYMAEFGQPISLRWVAIRHDVVVKGNEQTPIQCFDLLEEKQKYEIAQEFERRGLRQSEYTMMPVHPWQLQNIILKDFEQELADGMIVILTAKAGDLCATSSLRSLAFNQPSSRMLKLPVSVLSLGASRYLPVVKLLNGLAGEKLLRQAISCDPILTEKVILCEEQNWWGYMPETMGLFDDHPRHLAAQIRIYPKQLLDANYKIIPMSSLAVNLKGHHYLDELFGQTLTKQQVIDFYTEMVTMFYEIAMRLFKVGVLPEIHGQNCCLVLKNNQIHRLLFRDHDSVRLHMPYLERHHIQDPQYYIRPGYSNSLYNESVEKLIFYIQSLGTQVNLASIMEALAQVYSISERTLWYTTKQALMKAVTVVDIPAADKVRLWKVLFEQKQWPVKLIIRPLLEADGVPGAMPSGKGQGYNPFWNL, encoded by the coding sequence ATGATTGTACAGCAAAGTGTATCAGCAAGAGAAAGAGCTACAGAAATTATTAAGAAGGACTTAATGGATGCATTTTTAGTCGAGCAGTTCTTTGACGGAGATACGTATTCAAAGCAATCTCTTCAAGATGCAGCGAAAGAAATAAGTGCTTTATTTGCCCATTACCATTCGCATGAAGTAGAGGTCTACATAGGAAACTTTTGTTTTCTTGTTGAAAAAAGCTATAAGCAGGGTGAGCAATGGGTGCGTCATTCTCCTATTTATCGACAAGTGGCTGGACAGTGGCAGTTAATCGTGTCAATTGAAGAGCTTGCCACATCCATTTTGCAGACTAGTCTCTCTGCCAAAGCCTGTCAGCATCCAGCAGTGGCAGATTTTTTAAAGGGGCTACTAGTAGCTGTTGAGCAATTAACATTGAGTATAGAACAAATGAATAATTATGATGCATCAGCTCCTCAAACACCATACCAATGGCATGTCAAAGGAGAGCTGATTGCCTCGTTTCGAGATCGGCCATTTCATCCGCTTGCGAAAGCTAAAATTGGACTTTCAGCGCAAGATTATCAACAATATATGGCGGAATTTGGTCAACCCATCTCACTTCGTTGGGTCGCCATTCGTCATGATGTGGTAGTAAAAGGGAATGAGCAAACACCCATCCAATGTTTTGATTTACTTGAGGAAAAACAAAAGTATGAGATAGCGCAAGAATTTGAACGACGAGGTTTACGGCAAAGTGAGTACACGATGATGCCTGTGCATCCATGGCAGTTACAAAACATTATTTTAAAAGATTTTGAGCAGGAACTAGCCGATGGAATGATTGTTATATTAACAGCAAAAGCAGGCGATTTATGTGCGACTTCATCCTTACGTTCTTTAGCATTTAATCAACCGTCTAGCAGGATGCTAAAACTACCAGTAAGTGTACTTTCTTTAGGTGCATCGAGATATTTGCCTGTTGTTAAGTTGTTAAATGGTCTAGCAGGTGAAAAGTTGCTGCGACAAGCCATTTCTTGCGACCCTATATTAACGGAAAAGGTTATTTTATGTGAGGAACAAAATTGGTGGGGGTATATGCCTGAAACGATGGGGCTGTTTGATGACCATCCCCGTCATCTAGCGGCGCAAATACGCATTTATCCAAAGCAGCTTTTAGATGCGAACTATAAAATCATTCCGATGTCATCTTTAGCCGTAAATTTAAAGGGTCATCATTATTTAGATGAACTCTTCGGCCAAACTTTAACAAAACAGCAAGTAATAGATTTTTATACAGAAATGGTAACGATGTTTTATGAAATTGCCATGAGGTTATTCAAAGTAGGGGTTTTGCCTGAAATACATGGTCAAAATTGCTGTCTGGTATTAAAGAATAATCAAATCCATCGTTTATTGTTCAGAGACCATGACTCAGTTCGTCTTCATATGCCTTATTTAGAACGCCATCATATTCAAGATCCGCAATATTATATTCGACCAGGTTATTCCAATAGCTTATATAATGAAAGTGTGGAGAAGCTGATTTTTTATATTCAATCATTAGGGACACAAGTAAATTTAGCTTCCATTATGGAGGCACTTGCACAAGTATATTCTATTTCTGAGCGAACTTTATGGTATACGACGAAGCAGGCGTTAATGAAGGCTGTAACAGTTGTTGATATTCCAGCAGCAGATAAAGTAAGGTTATGGAAAGTTTTATTTGAGCAAAAACAATGGCCAGTAAAACTGATTATTCGACCGCTGTTAGAGGCGGATGGTGTGCCAGGAGCGATGCCTTCTGGAAAAGGGCAAGGGTATAATCCATTTTGGAATTTATAA
- a CDS encoding IucA/IucC family protein, whose amino-acid sequence MFIKEGALQSHHEKQAAIYSCKVLLNCYLRECCEDQRKLLKVNRQDHTFSLHFQASHETIIGKFTFYSPNGEHEYAYFFLQNGQALTLTFLASLIVQEYLQHNKAITHDHVQNFIARVENSYQNMAVFLKHATSSLINDYLSSEQSLLYGHPFHPYPKNTVGFTSQEVATYCPELRTSFPLCYLAVRYDIFQETWVTESAAHEFLQKFEYDIRQQLKFDDDNYRILPMHPWQYAYVQTLEAVQKFERQQKIRFLGSSGPVCYPTSSVRTVYIPQFKCNLKLSLSIQITNMLRINSQEQMTRTLDAAHYLLAHDCFVEEHYTKVLYETGVCTCRFEEEALTALFTMAYRPMVLDEKSTYVVASLVEAPIQGKPCRLYDWLKGQNVEQWFRQYITISLLPIVRLADKKGIHFEAHLQNTLITLRDGKPHIFWIRDLEGVSIEQEKVATHRQAQGPLFYEKEQAWSRTKYYFMVNHLGSFIHALARDFQLSEAHFWQIVREMLLEEWEQTQNELVAHLLTTSVFYAKKNLYSCLIGKSEIPEYVAVKNALYKGNELYEIDDSFHASK is encoded by the coding sequence GTGTTCATTAAAGAAGGAGCTTTGCAAAGTCATCATGAAAAGCAAGCCGCTATTTATAGTTGTAAAGTGTTGTTAAATTGTTATTTGCGAGAATGCTGTGAAGATCAAAGAAAGCTATTGAAGGTTAATAGGCAGGATCATACATTTTCTCTACATTTTCAAGCAAGTCACGAAACGATTATTGGCAAGTTTACTTTTTATTCGCCGAATGGTGAGCATGAATATGCATATTTTTTCTTGCAAAATGGCCAAGCTTTAACCTTGACCTTCCTTGCTTCATTAATTGTTCAGGAATACTTGCAACACAATAAAGCCATCACACATGACCATGTACAAAATTTTATAGCTAGAGTGGAAAATAGCTATCAAAACATGGCTGTATTTTTGAAACATGCGACAAGCAGCCTTATTAACGACTACTTGTCTTCTGAACAATCACTCCTATATGGTCATCCTTTCCATCCATATCCCAAAAACACGGTGGGCTTTACATCACAGGAAGTAGCGACCTATTGCCCAGAATTACGTACTTCATTTCCGCTTTGTTACCTTGCTGTTCGATATGACATCTTTCAAGAAACGTGGGTTACTGAAAGTGCAGCACATGAATTTTTGCAAAAGTTTGAATACGATATTCGCCAGCAATTAAAATTTGATGATGATAATTATCGCATATTGCCGATGCATCCTTGGCAATATGCTTATGTGCAAACATTAGAGGCAGTGCAAAAATTTGAAAGACAACAAAAAATAAGATTTTTGGGAAGTAGCGGTCCTGTTTGTTATCCAACATCATCTGTTCGAACAGTCTATATTCCACAATTTAAATGTAATTTGAAGTTGTCTCTGTCAATTCAAATTACCAATATGCTTAGGATTAATAGCCAAGAGCAAATGACAAGAACTCTAGATGCGGCGCATTATTTGTTAGCACATGATTGTTTTGTAGAAGAGCACTATACAAAGGTTCTGTATGAAACAGGTGTCTGTACGTGCCGTTTTGAAGAGGAAGCATTAACAGCTTTATTTACGATGGCTTATCGACCAATGGTGCTAGACGAAAAATCAACCTATGTTGTTGCTAGTTTAGTAGAAGCGCCCATTCAAGGGAAGCCTTGTCGACTTTATGATTGGTTGAAAGGACAGAATGTAGAGCAATGGTTTCGACAATATATAACGATTTCTTTATTGCCAATTGTTAGACTCGCGGATAAAAAGGGCATTCACTTTGAAGCGCATTTACAAAATACGCTTATAACGCTTCGGGATGGTAAACCACATATTTTTTGGATACGGGATTTAGAAGGCGTAAGTATCGAACAAGAAAAAGTAGCTACACATAGACAAGCACAGGGACCCTTGTTTTATGAAAAAGAACAGGCGTGGTCAAGGACAAAATATTATTTCATGGTAAATCATCTAGGGTCATTTATACATGCGCTTGCAAGAGATTTTCAGTTAAGCGAAGCTCATTTTTGGCAAATTGTACGAGAAATGCTACTTGAAGAATGGGAACAAACACAGAATGAGCTAGTAGCCCATCTGTTAACGACATCTGTATTTTATGCTAAGAAAAATTTGTATAGCTGTTTAATTGGCAAAAGTGAAATACCAGAATATGTTGCAGTTAAAAATGCTTTGTATAAGGGGAATGAATTGTATGAAATTGATGACAGCTTTCATGCCAGTAAGTGA
- a CDS encoding HpcH/HpaI aldolase family protein, translating to MKRNKLKDKIKRHQTVYGLFVSIPHPSVIELIGHAEFDFVIIDLEHTTIDLEILENMIRAAELLEITPLVRIAEIDRTSILKVLDCGAQGIVIPHVSCKEQVKQVIEYSYYHPIGHRSLNSGRPAAFAKEPLTEYIAAANEEIMMIPMIESIEGIRNCKDILSLPQIGFVLEGAADLSQSLAVPWQIEHPQVQNAIEALYDIVKTCHIPYATVSREMHQHRRYADKGVRIFVLGDDRNTAFRAYRQKKMDYQNITGGQYE from the coding sequence ATGAAGAGAAATAAGTTGAAGGACAAAATAAAACGTCATCAAACGGTATATGGGTTATTTGTTTCGATTCCTCATCCTAGTGTAATCGAATTAATTGGTCACGCTGAATTTGATTTTGTCATTATTGATTTAGAGCACACGACAATTGATTTAGAAATATTGGAAAATATGATTCGTGCGGCAGAGCTACTCGAGATAACCCCACTTGTAAGAATTGCAGAAATAGATCGTACTTCAATCTTAAAAGTATTGGATTGTGGGGCACAGGGTATTGTCATTCCACATGTAAGTTGCAAAGAGCAAGTCAAACAGGTTATTGAGTATAGTTATTATCATCCGATTGGGCATCGGAGTTTGAATAGTGGCCGCCCTGCAGCTTTTGCCAAAGAACCTTTAACTGAGTATATTGCTGCAGCCAATGAAGAAATTATGATGATTCCAATGATTGAAAGCATAGAAGGCATTCGTAATTGTAAGGATATTTTATCACTACCACAAATCGGATTTGTTTTGGAAGGAGCGGCAGATTTATCGCAATCATTAGCCGTACCTTGGCAAATTGAACATCCCCAAGTGCAGAATGCGATCGAAGCGTTATATGACATTGTAAAAACATGCCATATACCGTATGCGACTGTTTCAAGAGAGATGCATCAGCATCGACGATATGCTGACAAAGGTGTACGCATCTTTGTGTTAGGGGATGACCGAAATACAGCGTTTCGAGCATATCGACAAAAGAAAATGGACTATCAAAATATAACAGGAGGCCAATATGAGTGA
- a CDS encoding diaminobutyrate--2-oxoglutarate transaminase, whose product MATENVQEEYLMFQRERESNARAYSRHFPFVLQKAQGVVVTDVAGKQYYDCLAGAGTLALGHNHDVIIAAIREVLDQQIPLHTLDLATPLKIEFMKEIFSALPAEMKHTAKIQFCGPTGADAVEAAIKLVKHSTKGKSILAFQGGYHGSTQATMSMSGNLSKKQHLQSLLPDVHFLPFPYEFRCPFGVGNGMTATISAQYIEHLLDDCESGVANPCCVIVETVQGEGGVIPADVIWLQQLRKITAERNIPLIIDEVQAGIGRTGKMFSFEHAGIIPDVIICSKAIGGSLPMSVVIYQEALDQWQAGAHTGTFRGNQLAMATGLATLKYVREQRVLQNVEERSAQFFEGLQQLRRLYSEIGDVRGRGLMIGVEIVNPNKSFDRLGHYPPDGELAAMIQKRCFENGLIIEVGGRKGAVLRFLPPLIINKTETEKVLDIFAESVQQAVELYALC is encoded by the coding sequence ATGGCAACAGAGAATGTTCAAGAAGAATATTTGATGTTTCAAAGGGAGCGTGAATCAAATGCACGAGCATATTCACGGCATTTCCCATTTGTTTTACAAAAAGCACAAGGTGTAGTTGTGACAGATGTAGCAGGCAAACAGTATTATGATTGTTTAGCTGGAGCGGGTACATTGGCCTTAGGGCATAATCATGATGTCATCATAGCAGCTATCAGGGAAGTATTGGATCAACAAATACCACTTCATACATTGGATTTAGCAACACCGTTAAAAATAGAATTTATGAAAGAAATCTTCTCGGCATTGCCAGCGGAAATGAAACATACCGCAAAAATACAATTTTGTGGCCCCACTGGCGCAGATGCGGTCGAAGCGGCTATTAAATTAGTGAAACATTCTACAAAAGGCAAATCTATTTTAGCTTTTCAAGGGGGATATCATGGCTCCACACAAGCAACGATGTCCATGAGCGGTAATTTATCTAAAAAACAGCATTTGCAAAGCTTACTGCCAGATGTACATTTTCTACCTTTCCCTTATGAATTTAGATGCCCATTTGGTGTGGGAAATGGTATGACTGCAACGATTAGTGCACAATATATCGAACATTTATTGGATGATTGTGAAAGTGGTGTAGCTAATCCATGCTGTGTAATTGTAGAAACGGTGCAAGGAGAGGGAGGTGTTATTCCAGCGGATGTAATTTGGCTACAGCAATTGCGAAAAATAACTGCAGAACGAAATATCCCATTAATTATTGACGAAGTACAAGCAGGGATAGGGAGGACTGGGAAGATGTTTTCATTTGAGCATGCGGGCATTATTCCAGATGTAATTATATGCTCAAAAGCGATTGGTGGTAGTTTGCCAATGTCTGTCGTCATTTATCAGGAAGCTTTAGATCAATGGCAGGCAGGTGCGCATACAGGCACTTTCCGAGGAAATCAATTAGCAATGGCGACGGGATTAGCAACATTAAAATATGTGCGCGAACAGCGTGTATTGCAAAATGTTGAAGAAAGAAGTGCTCAATTTTTTGAAGGGTTGCAACAATTGCGACGATTGTACAGTGAAATTGGCGATGTGCGTGGAAGAGGATTAATGATAGGTGTAGAAATTGTTAATCCTAATAAGTCGTTCGATCGTCTTGGACACTATCCTCCAGATGGCGAATTAGCCGCTATGATTCAGAAAAGATGCTTTGAAAATGGATTAATTATTGAAGTGGGTGGACGTAAGGGGGCAGTACTAAGATTTTTACCACCTCTTATCATCAATAAAACTGAAACCGAAAAAGTATTAGATATATTTGCCGAGTCTGTACAACAAGCGGTTGAGCTGTATGCATTATGTTAA
- a CDS encoding cupin domain-containing protein — protein sequence MYYAPYYANIPMYSYGNQSVHWPVPYEVVLPNSAYPYQAVNGNNSQMSTDYGQQPFVVNMEEATKRNNTYRTALWTGSHLQITLMSLNIGEDVGLEMHPYVDQFVYIEQGHGTVQMGSSKENLSFTQNVHDDYAIVIPAGTWHNLTNIGNVPLKLFSIYAPPNHPFGTVHATKADAMASHGGYGQHN from the coding sequence ATGTACTATGCTCCTTATTATGCCAATATACCAATGTATAGCTATGGAAATCAGTCTGTTCACTGGCCTGTTCCATATGAAGTAGTACTACCGAATAGTGCCTATCCATATCAAGCTGTCAACGGAAATAACAGTCAAATGAGTACCGATTATGGGCAACAGCCTTTTGTTGTAAATATGGAGGAGGCAACCAAGCGGAACAATACGTACCGTACTGCTCTATGGACAGGAAGCCATTTGCAAATTACGTTAATGAGTCTCAATATTGGTGAGGATGTAGGTTTAGAAATGCATCCATATGTCGATCAGTTTGTCTATATTGAACAAGGGCATGGGACTGTGCAAATGGGGTCGAGTAAAGAAAATTTAAGCTTTACACAAAATGTCCATGATGATTACGCGATCGTAATACCTGCTGGAACTTGGCATAATTTAACCAATATAGGGAATGTGCCATTAAAGCTGTTTTCAATCTATGCTCCTCCTAACCATCCATTCGGAACTGTCCATGCTACAAAGGCGGATGCAATGGCTTCGCACGGAGGCTATGGTCAACACAATTAA